A window of Corallococcus macrosporus DSM 14697 contains these coding sequences:
- the cglE gene encoding adventurous gliding motility protein CglE, which yields MKKSQLIAALALLSSPVLAATPPEGVAFEPRRGFFTETDIGVFFTVGGENVYSNAQTYLQLGVGYDLTETLSLGAHFGLGSSAQNCFAGYLPGTETCALSDNFTMAFFNASVAYHVRVMDRLFLTPKVVAGYTRLDPAPVNPGEGDPGRAVSAPNAGLGFGVEYATGMDHFSVGADLLARYIIGPNITSFAVFPKVKYTF from the coding sequence GTGAAGAAGTCTCAGCTCATTGCCGCGCTCGCGCTGCTGTCGTCTCCGGTCCTCGCGGCCACACCGCCGGAAGGGGTGGCGTTCGAACCGCGCCGGGGCTTCTTCACCGAGACGGACATCGGCGTGTTCTTCACCGTGGGCGGGGAGAACGTCTACTCCAACGCGCAGACGTACCTGCAGCTCGGCGTGGGGTACGACCTCACGGAGACGCTGTCGCTGGGGGCGCACTTCGGGCTCGGCTCGTCCGCGCAGAACTGCTTCGCGGGCTACCTGCCGGGCACGGAGACGTGCGCGCTCTCCGACAACTTCACCATGGCCTTCTTCAACGCGTCCGTGGCCTACCACGTGCGCGTCATGGACCGGCTCTTCCTCACGCCCAAGGTGGTGGCGGGCTACACGCGCCTGGACCCGGCGCCCGTGAACCCCGGCGAGGGCGACCCGGGACGCGCCGTCAGCGCGCCCAACGCGGGCCTGGGCTTCGGCGTGGAGTACGCCACCGGCATGGACCACTTCTCCGTCGGCGCGGACCTGCTGGCCCGCTACATCATCGGGCCCAACATCACGTCCTTCGCCGTGTTCCCGAAGGTGAAGTACACCTTCTGA
- a CDS encoding TonB family protein has product MAAAKNNGLTLRITGPDGSTAEAVSEAESVIVGSGAQAAVKIQDPKVSNLHVMLKVDKDGSVTAIDLGSEGGTEVRGQRLVLPTALNPGDVLTVGGSRVEVLFGAGQPQRPLPAGARVAGPVFQGPVATPPPPPRGLQAQTRAEPPNLVPAPPPPMRQVSTALGNRVERVASPGAIPVEPPPRQAPPGLQPRSTPSSARTPTQNTANTATARRTVAPHLQEPLPPEAMPTPEARVLQVALLWGDTMLEVQHFKDGVPVTIGEAKKNFFNVFTPSVGKRHVLAVSKKDALEVRAPAGSRAFVTNRGHVRTKDALRAAGALSGQVGEDAEQRFTLGLHDRVEVSLGTVSFVARYVKPSPVITAASLKDSDFTFFKITSICMLAGLAVVLAMVLTPRQELPQSADIFESQQRVAKLLITPQKKLEAKKLQLSAPEEGAKAKDEEGKFGKEEAKQKEAAPSKPGTPVVDKSKKEKDRQAVGKAGLLGAFKGMKGGASDVFGPGGFGTGINDALGGLKGGAAMGDAQGVGGLGSRGTGKGGGGTALGIGGLGTQGTGRGTGGSGGIDLGGRGKSITKVIPGKTTVVGGLDKDVIAKVIRRHQGEIKYCYESELNKDPSLAGKVAVAFVIDPTGAVSDASVSETTLNNAAAERCMLSRIRRWKFPEPKGGGVVSVTYPWLFSPAGG; this is encoded by the coding sequence ATGGCGGCGGCGAAGAACAACGGCTTGACGCTTCGGATCACCGGGCCGGATGGCTCCACGGCGGAAGCCGTGTCGGAGGCCGAGAGCGTCATTGTGGGGTCGGGCGCTCAGGCAGCGGTGAAGATTCAGGACCCGAAGGTCTCGAATCTCCATGTGATGCTGAAGGTGGACAAGGATGGCTCCGTCACGGCCATCGACCTTGGGAGTGAAGGCGGCACGGAGGTGCGGGGACAGCGGCTCGTCCTCCCCACGGCGCTCAACCCCGGGGATGTGTTGACGGTGGGCGGCAGCCGGGTGGAGGTCCTCTTCGGGGCGGGCCAGCCCCAGCGGCCGCTCCCCGCGGGCGCGCGCGTGGCGGGCCCGGTGTTCCAGGGGCCGGTGGCCACGCCACCGCCGCCGCCGCGTGGCCTGCAGGCGCAGACGCGCGCGGAGCCGCCGAACCTGGTGCCCGCGCCGCCGCCGCCCATGCGGCAGGTGTCCACGGCGCTGGGCAACCGCGTGGAGCGGGTGGCGTCACCCGGCGCGATCCCCGTCGAGCCGCCCCCGCGGCAGGCGCCTCCGGGCCTCCAGCCCCGGTCGACGCCCTCCTCGGCGCGGACGCCCACGCAGAACACGGCGAACACGGCCACGGCGCGGCGGACGGTGGCGCCCCACCTCCAGGAGCCGCTGCCTCCCGAGGCCATGCCCACGCCCGAGGCGCGCGTCCTCCAGGTCGCGCTGCTGTGGGGCGACACCATGCTGGAGGTCCAGCACTTCAAGGACGGCGTGCCCGTCACCATCGGCGAGGCGAAGAAGAACTTCTTCAACGTCTTCACGCCGTCGGTGGGCAAGCGCCACGTGCTGGCCGTCAGCAAGAAGGACGCGCTGGAGGTCCGCGCGCCGGCGGGCTCGCGCGCCTTCGTCACCAACCGGGGCCACGTGCGCACCAAGGACGCGCTGCGGGCCGCGGGCGCGCTCTCCGGCCAGGTCGGTGAGGACGCCGAGCAGCGCTTCACCCTGGGCCTGCATGACCGGGTGGAGGTGTCGCTGGGCACGGTGTCCTTCGTCGCGCGCTACGTGAAGCCGTCTCCGGTCATCACCGCCGCGTCGCTGAAGGACTCCGACTTCACGTTCTTCAAGATCACCAGCATCTGCATGCTGGCGGGCCTGGCGGTGGTGCTGGCCATGGTGCTGACGCCGCGCCAGGAGCTGCCGCAGAGCGCCGACATCTTCGAGTCCCAGCAGCGGGTGGCCAAGCTCCTCATCACCCCGCAGAAGAAGCTGGAGGCGAAGAAGCTCCAGCTCTCCGCGCCGGAGGAGGGCGCCAAGGCGAAGGACGAGGAGGGCAAGTTCGGCAAGGAGGAGGCGAAGCAGAAGGAGGCGGCGCCCTCCAAGCCCGGCACGCCGGTGGTGGACAAGAGCAAGAAGGAGAAGGACCGTCAGGCGGTGGGCAAGGCCGGCCTGCTGGGCGCCTTCAAGGGCATGAAGGGTGGGGCGTCGGACGTGTTCGGCCCCGGCGGCTTCGGCACCGGCATCAACGACGCGCTGGGCGGCCTCAAGGGCGGCGCGGCCATGGGTGACGCGCAGGGCGTGGGGGGCCTGGGCTCGCGTGGCACCGGCAAGGGCGGCGGCGGCACGGCGCTGGGCATCGGTGGCCTCGGGACGCAGGGCACTGGCCGTGGCACGGGCGGGTCGGGCGGCATCGACCTGGGCGGCCGTGGCAAGTCCATCACCAAGGTCATCCCCGGCAAGACGACGGTGGTGGGCGGCCTGGACAAGGACGTCATCGCCAAGGTCATCCGGCGGCACCAGGGGGAGATCAAGTACTGCTACGAGTCGGAGCTGAACAAGGACCCGAGCCTCGCCGGCAAGGTGGCGGTGGCCTTCGTCATCGACCCGACGGGCGCGGTGTCCGACGCGAGTGTCTCCGAGACGACGCTGAACAACGCCGCGGCGGAGCGCTGCATGCTGTCCCGAATCCGCCGCTGGAAGTTCCCGGAGCCCAAGGGCGGCGGCGTGGTGTCCGTGACGTATCCCTGGCTCTTCTCGCCCGCGGGCGGGTGA
- a CDS encoding tetratricopeptide repeat protein produces the protein MKVVLRFGALAVGAVLITGGVGEAAETQARKGGKKPAAASASKTSGASGNKAGGKKKAQAARKAEEKAPPPGVAPEDVRQGPARVRPATAKFAELPRIPDAKRDALADKKRDEAIEAFKRLIPKLRDGNPQKAEMLYRLSELYWEKSKYLYQLEMTRFLAEEKEYDAAVARGEKVAAPKQDHTGSERYRAETMGLYEDILRAYPDYPQRDEVLFSMGYNYYELGRREDAVARYEELIRDFPQSQFVPDAYIQLGNHYFENNKLIPAKQNYEKARDSGVPKIYAYAVYKLSWCDYNTGDYEPGLQKLHEVVDYAAKSPELGDLRTEALNDLPVFYVQLDQPKQAIAYFKQKAPAQRVGRLLAKTAAGLVEAGHFDSAILTYRTLVDDDPMGANAPEYQQAIVRAHEGLRQRQVVRKEMKRMVDLYSPGGAWWKANEGKTTVLRNAFNVTEEAMRVMVTEYHQEAQKTRQVETYRLARDIYRQYVNAFASNANPDFVADSAFNLRFFYAEILWALEEWEAAAAEYDAVVAFKIPDRDTAREVSNESYRKSAAYNAILAYDKLVKIERGQLARSDLRDGQKVDEKKDKGDVARQKIVKRDAKDRQEEPLTKFEDRLVAACDVYVKLYPDTQDEIDLRYQAAVILYDRSHFVDAARRFGEIIEKFPEERRSRDAADLTMYVLESREEWLELNTLSRKFLANKKLARPGTDFAVRVSRVVEGSQYKWVDEIIYKKEKNPKKAAEEFLRFVSEFPKSENADRALTYAMVIAQEAGEIDKGLAAGERFLKEYPRSPFELKARYSLAGLYEKVAEYRKAAVMAESFVASYDAALKAANAGGKSKAGAKANVAPGAEDAESKRERLAAERKALLDEAGGWVADAQFNAGVWWEGAGEPQKAVAAYNAYVSRFRDRKDVPQVAFAAALAWEKEKKWSEAARAFGHFAETYGRDSRSSSAQVYLARYHELLAYEQLKNTREQERVQAELVRAWNRLPESARKDAAVLNAYGHARFLSLEPAWKRYTGIRFSRVSTIRRDLAAKQKEIQRLEKAYLAVLSTGSGDWGIAALTRIGLAYADFARNIMDSPDPSGLDEEQLAMYRGELENLALPLEDKAAEALEKALEKAYELGVYSPWTLTAQDQVNRLRPGAYAQVRQVDYRGSDTLVRSDLVRVLEGATATTPAPASAPEDPRAPKSSEGEAQAPTAARGEVLR, from the coding sequence ATGAAGGTGGTTCTTCGTTTCGGTGCGCTGGCGGTGGGCGCGGTGCTCATCACTGGCGGGGTGGGAGAGGCGGCGGAAACGCAGGCCCGTAAGGGGGGGAAGAAGCCCGCCGCGGCGTCCGCGTCGAAGACCTCGGGGGCGTCCGGCAACAAGGCGGGCGGGAAGAAGAAGGCCCAGGCGGCCCGCAAGGCCGAGGAGAAGGCACCGCCCCCGGGCGTGGCCCCCGAGGACGTGCGCCAGGGCCCCGCGCGCGTCCGGCCCGCCACGGCGAAGTTCGCGGAGCTGCCGCGCATCCCCGACGCGAAGCGGGACGCGCTGGCGGACAAGAAGCGCGACGAGGCCATCGAGGCCTTCAAGCGCCTCATCCCCAAGCTGCGCGACGGCAACCCGCAGAAGGCGGAGATGCTCTACCGCCTGTCGGAGCTCTACTGGGAGAAGTCCAAGTACCTCTACCAGCTCGAGATGACGCGCTTCCTCGCGGAGGAGAAGGAGTACGACGCGGCCGTGGCGCGCGGCGAGAAGGTGGCGGCGCCCAAGCAGGACCACACGGGCAGCGAGCGCTACCGCGCCGAGACGATGGGCCTCTACGAGGACATCCTCCGCGCGTACCCGGACTATCCGCAGCGCGACGAGGTCCTCTTCTCCATGGGCTACAACTACTACGAGCTGGGGCGCCGCGAGGACGCGGTGGCCCGCTACGAGGAGTTGATCCGCGACTTCCCCCAGTCGCAGTTCGTGCCGGACGCGTACATCCAGCTCGGCAACCACTACTTCGAGAACAACAAGCTCATCCCCGCCAAGCAGAACTACGAGAAGGCGCGGGACTCGGGCGTGCCCAAGATCTACGCCTACGCCGTCTACAAGCTGTCCTGGTGTGACTACAACACCGGCGACTACGAGCCGGGCCTCCAGAAGCTCCACGAGGTGGTGGACTACGCGGCGAAGAGCCCGGAGCTGGGTGACCTGCGCACCGAGGCGCTCAACGACCTGCCCGTCTTCTACGTCCAGTTGGACCAGCCGAAGCAGGCCATCGCCTACTTCAAGCAGAAGGCCCCGGCGCAGCGCGTGGGCCGGCTGCTGGCCAAGACGGCCGCGGGCCTGGTGGAGGCGGGCCACTTCGACAGCGCCATCCTCACCTACCGCACGCTCGTGGACGACGACCCCATGGGCGCCAACGCGCCGGAGTACCAGCAGGCCATCGTCCGCGCGCACGAAGGGCTCCGCCAGCGCCAGGTGGTCCGCAAGGAGATGAAGCGGATGGTGGACCTCTACAGCCCCGGTGGCGCGTGGTGGAAGGCCAACGAGGGGAAGACCACCGTCCTGCGCAACGCCTTCAACGTCACCGAAGAGGCGATGCGCGTCATGGTCACCGAGTACCACCAGGAGGCGCAGAAGACGCGCCAGGTGGAGACGTACCGGCTGGCGCGAGACATCTACAGGCAGTATGTGAATGCGTTCGCCTCCAACGCGAACCCGGACTTCGTGGCGGACTCCGCCTTCAACCTCCGCTTCTTCTACGCGGAGATCCTCTGGGCGCTGGAGGAGTGGGAGGCGGCCGCGGCCGAGTACGACGCCGTGGTGGCCTTCAAGATTCCGGACCGCGACACGGCGCGCGAGGTCTCCAACGAGTCCTACCGCAAGAGCGCCGCGTACAACGCCATCCTCGCCTACGACAAGCTGGTGAAGATCGAGCGCGGCCAGCTCGCCAGGAGCGACCTGCGCGACGGCCAGAAGGTCGACGAGAAGAAGGACAAGGGCGACGTCGCCAGGCAGAAGATCGTCAAGCGCGACGCCAAGGACCGCCAGGAGGAGCCGCTCACGAAGTTCGAGGACCGGCTGGTCGCCGCGTGCGACGTCTACGTGAAGCTGTATCCGGACACGCAGGATGAAATCGACCTGCGCTACCAGGCCGCCGTCATCCTCTACGACCGCAGCCACTTCGTGGACGCGGCCCGGCGCTTCGGCGAAATCATCGAGAAGTTCCCCGAGGAGCGCCGCTCCCGCGACGCGGCCGACCTCACCATGTACGTGCTGGAGAGCCGCGAGGAGTGGCTGGAGCTGAACACGCTGTCGAGGAAGTTCCTGGCGAACAAGAAGCTGGCCAGGCCGGGGACGGACTTCGCCGTGCGCGTCAGCCGCGTCGTCGAAGGCAGCCAGTACAAGTGGGTGGACGAGATCATCTACAAGAAGGAGAAGAACCCGAAGAAGGCCGCCGAGGAGTTCCTCCGCTTCGTGTCCGAGTTCCCCAAGTCGGAGAACGCGGACCGCGCGCTCACCTACGCGATGGTCATCGCGCAGGAGGCGGGGGAGATCGACAAGGGCCTGGCCGCGGGCGAGCGCTTCCTCAAGGAGTACCCGCGCAGCCCCTTCGAGCTGAAGGCGCGCTACTCGCTGGCCGGCCTCTACGAGAAGGTCGCCGAGTACCGGAAGGCCGCTGTCATGGCGGAGTCCTTCGTGGCCAGCTACGACGCCGCGCTGAAGGCGGCCAACGCCGGCGGGAAGTCCAAGGCGGGCGCCAAGGCGAACGTCGCCCCGGGCGCCGAGGACGCGGAGTCCAAGCGTGAGCGGCTGGCCGCCGAGCGCAAGGCGCTGCTGGACGAGGCGGGCGGCTGGGTGGCGGACGCGCAGTTCAACGCGGGCGTCTGGTGGGAAGGCGCGGGGGAGCCGCAGAAGGCCGTGGCCGCCTACAACGCCTACGTGTCCCGCTTCAGGGACCGCAAGGACGTGCCGCAGGTGGCCTTCGCGGCGGCGCTCGCGTGGGAGAAGGAGAAGAAGTGGAGCGAGGCGGCCCGGGCCTTCGGCCACTTCGCGGAGACGTATGGCCGTGACTCGCGCTCCAGCTCCGCGCAGGTGTACCTGGCGCGCTACCACGAGCTGCTGGCGTACGAGCAGCTCAAGAACACGCGCGAGCAGGAGCGCGTGCAGGCCGAGCTGGTGCGGGCGTGGAACCGCCTGCCGGAGAGCGCGCGCAAGGACGCGGCGGTGCTCAACGCCTACGGCCACGCGCGCTTCCTGTCGCTGGAGCCCGCGTGGAAGCGCTACACGGGCATCCGCTTCTCGCGGGTGAGCACCATCCGCCGGGACCTGGCGGCGAAGCAGAAGGAGATTCAACGGCTGGAGAAGGCGTACCTCGCGGTGCTGTCCACCGGCTCCGGTGACTGGGGCATCGCGGCGCTCACGCGCATCGGCCTGGCCTACGCGGACTTCGCGCGCAACATCATGGACTCGCCGGACCCGTCCGGGCTCGACGAGGAGCAGCTCGCCATGTACCGCGGCGAGCTGGAGAACCTGGCGCTGCCGCTGGAGGACAAGGCCGCCGAGGCCCTGGAGAAGGCGCTGGAGAAGGCCTACGAGCTGGGCGTCTACAGCCCGTGGACGCTGACGGCGCAGGACCAGGTGAACCGCCTGCGCCCCGGGGCCTACGCGCAGGTGCGGCAGGTGGACTACCGCGGCAGTGACACGCTCGTCCGGTCGGACCTGGTGCGCGTGCTGGAGGGCGCCACCGCGACCACGCCGGCGCCGGCCTCCGCGCCGGAGGACCCGCGGGCGCCGAAGTCCTCGGAAGGCGAGGCGCAGGCCCCCACGGCCGCGCGCGGGGAGGTGCTGCGATGA
- a CDS encoding tetratricopeptide repeat protein, producing MKGKTQMNWFRSLLVGSLAFTAACASGPQKKQTAMPEATPPAARQPAPEQQPAPSPEKTDGDAEAAFAAALQAYEAGDLDGARKGFEAVVDVLPQSLNAQFNLGVIAERQGQPDDARVAYEKVLLLDPAHVPAVVNLGVMYREQGRLDEAIALFERALKTPGREYDASLLNSLSITYRVAGKLDASEDAARRVLVRNKDNPGAYKNLAHVAYAREKYRLAELLAGTARKHAENDPALHNLLGMVYLKLEDRPRALVNFQKAVALDAKFAPGYLNLGALALAYRDYAGAERSFGKAVELEPGSPDAALYLAWALDGQKGRDPKKGLAAGEAFEKVLATRADLPEAVCGAGWAYASDRAGWEKAIAFLDRCKGLETTTDTDKQMITAKVQGLQSMLKAAPPEAAPATAEGEGEGAPADEAIGGGGAQPAQGSEGAQPEAGAEGDATGGAGSQPGQGAADATEGDASDGVGTQPAQGSGTAPSGEGTPAGNGVQSAPGATGR from the coding sequence ATGAAGGGGAAGACGCAGATGAACTGGTTCCGTTCGCTCCTCGTCGGCTCGCTGGCCTTCACGGCGGCGTGCGCGTCGGGGCCTCAGAAGAAGCAGACCGCCATGCCGGAGGCGACGCCGCCCGCGGCGCGGCAGCCCGCGCCGGAGCAGCAGCCGGCGCCGTCTCCGGAGAAGACGGACGGCGACGCGGAGGCCGCCTTCGCGGCGGCGCTCCAGGCCTACGAGGCGGGCGACCTGGACGGCGCGCGCAAGGGCTTCGAGGCGGTGGTGGACGTGCTGCCGCAGAGCCTCAACGCGCAGTTCAACCTGGGCGTCATCGCCGAGCGCCAGGGCCAGCCTGACGACGCGCGCGTGGCCTATGAGAAGGTGCTGCTGTTGGATCCGGCGCACGTGCCCGCGGTGGTCAACCTGGGCGTCATGTACCGGGAGCAGGGACGGCTGGATGAAGCCATCGCGCTGTTCGAGCGGGCGCTGAAGACGCCCGGCCGCGAATACGACGCGTCGCTGCTCAACAGCCTGTCCATCACCTACCGCGTCGCCGGGAAGCTGGACGCGTCCGAGGACGCGGCCCGCCGCGTGCTGGTGCGCAACAAGGACAACCCGGGCGCGTACAAGAACCTGGCGCACGTGGCCTACGCGCGGGAGAAGTACCGGCTGGCGGAGCTGCTGGCCGGCACCGCGCGCAAGCACGCGGAGAACGACCCGGCGCTCCACAACCTGCTGGGCATGGTCTACCTGAAGCTGGAGGACCGCCCCCGCGCGCTGGTGAACTTCCAGAAGGCCGTGGCCCTGGATGCGAAGTTCGCTCCGGGCTACCTCAACCTGGGCGCGCTGGCCCTGGCCTACCGTGACTACGCGGGCGCCGAGCGCTCCTTCGGCAAGGCCGTGGAGCTGGAGCCGGGCTCGCCGGACGCGGCGCTGTACCTGGCCTGGGCGCTGGACGGACAGAAGGGGCGCGATCCGAAGAAGGGCCTGGCCGCGGGTGAGGCCTTCGAGAAGGTGCTCGCCACGCGCGCGGACCTCCCCGAGGCCGTGTGCGGCGCGGGCTGGGCCTACGCGTCGGACCGCGCGGGCTGGGAGAAGGCCATCGCGTTCCTCGACCGCTGCAAGGGGCTCGAGACGACGACGGACACCGACAAGCAGATGATCACGGCCAAGGTGCAGGGCCTGCAGAGCATGCTCAAGGCCGCGCCGCCCGAGGCCGCGCCCGCCACCGCGGAGGGTGAAGGCGAGGGCGCTCCGGCGGATGAGGCCATTGGCGGCGGTGGCGCGCAGCCCGCGCAGGGCTCCGAGGGCGCGCAGCCCGAAGCGGGCGCGGAAGGAGACGCCACGGGCGGCGCGGGTTCGCAGCCTGGGCAGGGCGCGGCTGATGCGACGGAGGGCGATGCCTCGGACGGCGTGGGCACCCAGCCCGCGCAGGGCTCGGGCACTGCTCCCAGTGGGGAAGGAACGCCCGCGGGCAACGGCGTTCAGTCTGCTCCCGGCGCCACGGGCCGGTGA
- a CDS encoding outer membrane beta-barrel domain-containing protein: MRPFLSLALLVATAPQAAPRVPAPAFALAQVQQVPAPGAETSVPPAEQPQSPPEAPVGPASRPEPLVPAEATEAAAPPAGVRAAPASEPAADEAPVGEPANLDEADPAPAADTAPTVESPGAPADTGLAGQEAPPAPDDAPVLASDLGSDAPRTTDVQQQRLVHGAPLYNPNVSVHIVQKKRFADEGRHELTLYPATVQVNGKYTNHAGTAAHYTYHLQENFALQVMGQYNWYSNESGFNLELIDKVREQAQAASSLLLVWGAHAGVEVTPLYGKFAFLNNSLAQFSVVLSGGAGIGSTRHLIRPAVTNEVEGEAFRVPARFGDTGTKFLGSVGGGFRLQFGESYALRVEVRDLIYTARVDRVDGCNLADFEALEAARATNQDFSTLNLSGSCRYEKFDGVDPKTRKNYREDIILGRDLVAEPSSDVLNNVSFYAGFSVLF; the protein is encoded by the coding sequence ATGCGACCGTTCCTGTCCCTCGCGCTCCTTGTCGCCACGGCCCCGCAGGCCGCGCCGCGCGTCCCGGCGCCGGCCTTCGCGCTGGCCCAGGTCCAGCAAGTGCCCGCGCCCGGTGCGGAGACGTCCGTGCCGCCGGCCGAGCAGCCCCAGTCGCCTCCGGAGGCCCCGGTGGGCCCCGCGTCCCGGCCGGAGCCGCTGGTGCCCGCGGAGGCCACCGAAGCCGCCGCGCCGCCCGCGGGCGTCCGCGCTGCTCCGGCGTCCGAGCCCGCCGCCGACGAGGCGCCCGTTGGCGAGCCCGCCAACCTTGATGAAGCCGACCCGGCGCCTGCCGCCGACACCGCGCCCACCGTGGAGTCGCCCGGCGCTCCCGCGGACACGGGCCTGGCGGGGCAGGAGGCGCCGCCCGCTCCGGACGACGCGCCGGTGCTGGCGTCCGACCTGGGCTCCGACGCGCCGCGCACCACGGACGTCCAGCAGCAGCGGCTGGTGCACGGGGCGCCGCTCTACAACCCGAACGTGTCGGTGCACATCGTCCAGAAGAAGCGCTTCGCGGACGAGGGCCGTCACGAGCTGACGCTGTACCCGGCCACGGTGCAGGTGAACGGCAAGTACACCAACCACGCGGGCACGGCGGCGCACTACACCTACCACCTGCAGGAGAACTTCGCCCTCCAGGTGATGGGCCAGTACAACTGGTACTCGAACGAGAGCGGCTTCAACCTGGAGCTCATCGACAAGGTGCGTGAGCAGGCGCAGGCGGCCTCGTCGCTGCTGCTGGTGTGGGGCGCGCACGCGGGCGTGGAGGTCACCCCGCTCTACGGCAAGTTCGCCTTCCTCAACAACTCGCTGGCGCAGTTCAGCGTGGTGCTCAGCGGCGGCGCCGGCATCGGCTCCACGCGCCACCTCATCCGGCCGGCGGTGACGAACGAGGTGGAGGGCGAGGCGTTCCGGGTGCCCGCGCGCTTCGGCGACACCGGCACCAAGTTCCTCGGCTCGGTGGGTGGCGGCTTCCGGCTCCAGTTCGGTGAGTCGTACGCGCTGCGCGTGGAGGTGAGGGACCTCATTTATACCGCGCGGGTGGACCGGGTGGACGGCTGCAACCTGGCGGACTTCGAGGCGCTGGAAGCGGCGCGCGCCACCAACCAGGACTTCTCCACGCTGAACCTGAGCGGGAGCTGCCGCTACGAGAAGTTCGACGGCGTCGACCCGAAGACGCGGAAGAACTACCGCGAGGACATCATCCTGGGCCGTGACCTGGTGGCCGAGCCGTCCTCCGACGTCCTCAACAACGTGAGCTTCTACGCCGGCTTCTCTGTCCTCTTCTGA
- the typA gene encoding translational GTPase TypA, giving the protein MIPRENIRNVAIVAHVDHGKTTLVDHLLRQAGTFRTNEHVAERVMDSNDLEREKGITILAKNTAVNYKGMQINIIDTPGHADFGGEVERGLRLVDGVILLVDAAEGPLPQTRFVLSKALAMGLKTVLVINKIDRQDARAKDVLDLVYSLYIDLGADDKQLEMPVLYTIARQGQASTDLDVPGKTLEPLYDAIINHIPPPPKSDETSLQLLVANLDYDDYVGRLAVGRVQAGRITANMPVAVCREGGKVQQGKIVKLYGFSGLKRVEIPDAGPGEIVSIAGIEEISIGDTISDAEKPVPLPRITVDEPTMMMIFKVNDGPLAGKEGKFVTSRNLRERLYREAYRNVAVRVEDTETPDAFRVVGRGELALAVIIENMRREGYELTASNPEPITKEVDGQVHEPMELLFCDVPENSVGAVTERLGPRKGRMTDMASLGSGRTRLQFRIPARGLIGFRSEFLTITRGEGIMSSQFDGYEPWFGYIPKRQNGAIVSDRLGDTVPYALFSIQERGQLFIGAGTTVYEGMIIGEHSHASELNVNCCREKKLTNIRASGRDENVILTPPREMGLEKALEWIADDELVEVTPKSIRMRKKALAVGERYRAERDRKREERAAEGE; this is encoded by the coding sequence ATGATTCCTCGCGAAAACATCCGTAACGTCGCCATCGTCGCCCACGTCGACCATGGCAAGACCACGCTCGTCGATCACCTCCTCCGCCAGGCGGGCACCTTCCGTACCAACGAGCACGTCGCCGAACGGGTGATGGACTCGAATGACCTCGAGCGCGAGAAGGGCATCACCATTCTCGCGAAGAACACCGCGGTCAATTACAAGGGCATGCAGATCAACATCATCGACACCCCGGGTCACGCCGACTTCGGTGGTGAGGTGGAGCGCGGTCTGCGCCTCGTCGATGGCGTCATCCTGCTGGTGGACGCCGCCGAAGGTCCCCTGCCCCAGACGCGCTTCGTGCTGAGCAAGGCCCTGGCCATGGGCCTGAAGACGGTGCTGGTCATCAACAAGATCGACCGCCAGGACGCCCGCGCGAAGGACGTGCTGGACCTGGTGTACTCGCTCTACATCGACCTGGGCGCGGACGATAAGCAGTTGGAGATGCCCGTCCTCTACACCATCGCCCGCCAGGGTCAGGCGTCCACGGACCTGGACGTGCCCGGCAAGACGCTGGAGCCCCTGTACGACGCCATCATCAACCACATCCCGCCGCCGCCGAAGTCGGACGAGACGTCGCTGCAGCTCCTCGTCGCCAACCTGGACTACGACGACTACGTCGGCCGTCTGGCCGTGGGCCGCGTGCAGGCCGGCCGCATCACCGCCAACATGCCCGTGGCCGTCTGCCGCGAGGGCGGGAAGGTGCAGCAGGGGAAGATCGTCAAGCTGTACGGCTTCTCCGGCCTGAAGCGCGTGGAGATTCCGGACGCGGGTCCGGGTGAAATCGTCTCCATCGCCGGCATCGAGGAGATCTCCATCGGCGACACCATCTCCGACGCGGAGAAGCCGGTGCCGCTGCCGCGCATCACCGTGGACGAGCCCACGATGATGATGATCTTCAAGGTCAACGACGGGCCGCTGGCGGGCAAGGAAGGCAAGTTCGTCACCTCCCGCAACCTGCGTGAGCGCCTCTACCGCGAGGCCTACCGCAACGTGGCCGTGCGCGTGGAGGACACCGAGACGCCCGACGCGTTCCGCGTGGTGGGCCGCGGCGAGCTCGCCCTGGCCGTCATCATCGAGAACATGCGCCGCGAGGGCTATGAGCTGACCGCCTCCAACCCGGAGCCGATCACCAAGGAGGTGGACGGCCAGGTCCACGAGCCCATGGAGCTGCTCTTCTGCGACGTGCCGGAGAACAGCGTGGGCGCGGTGACGGAGCGCCTGGGGCCCCGCAAGGGCCGCATGACGGACATGGCCAGCCTGGGCTCGGGCCGCACCCGGCTCCAGTTCCGCATCCCGGCGCGCGGCCTCATCGGGTTCCGCTCGGAGTTCCTCACCATCACCCGTGGCGAGGGCATCATGAGCAGCCAGTTCGACGGCTACGAGCCGTGGTTCGGCTACATCCCCAAGCGGCAGAACGGCGCCATCGTCTCCGACCGCCTGGGCGACACCGTGCCCTACGCGCTCTTCAGCATCCAGGAGCGCGGCCAGCTCTTCATCGGCGCTGGCACCACGGTGTACGAGGGAATGATCATCGGCGAGCACTCGCACGCGTCCGAGCTGAACGTGAACTGCTGCCGCGAGAAGAAGCTCACCAACATCCGCGCCTCGGGCCGCGACGAGAACGTCATCCTCACGCCGCCGCGTGAGATGGGCCTGGAGAAGGCGCTGGAGTGGATCGCCGATGACGAGCTGGTCGAGGTGACGCCCAAGTCCATCCGCATGCGCAAGAAGGCGCTGGCGGTGGGCGAGCGCTACCGCGCCGAGCGTGACCGCAAGCGCGAGGAGCGCGCGGCCGAGGGCGAGTAG